The Syngnathus scovelli strain Florida chromosome 19, RoL_Ssco_1.2, whole genome shotgun sequence region tgaaatgtcgaatctgccattaagaatgaatggggaaaaatttgtcgtaagttcgcgaattttgcgaaatcggaaaattttcggaacgagaaaaatggaagcgctcatctcgtgaatatttggaacacgtcaaaagtggaacggagtgaatcggatgaactatgtggaagaagaagcgggacaaaaaagtgtggagaataaaatataataataataataataactagaaaatgcaatttctggagaaattgcgtgtgaaggcgaatactttgaatcacttcttggggaatgataccgaatgatgttgaaatgagttgaatttcttgagaaatgtggaaaatagaagtgtaatacggaattttggagaatttggttgaatcacttcttggggaatgatgccgaatgatgttgaaatgagttgaattatttgagaaatgtagaagtgtaaaacgaaattttggagaatttgtggtgaatttcaaaattgaaattcaTGAAGTGGGATTGAGCTGAACCTGTTGAAGTTGGAACAATACaaataggttaaaaaaaatggaaactgcAGGTGAATATGTACATTTTAGAAAAAACAGTAAGCAAGAAAACCAGTAGGCGAGTAAAAACAGTAGATGCGCAAGAAATATTAGTCAACAATTAGAAACAGTCAGCAAGATAACTAGTAAGAATCAAATCTGAATCTGTCCTTATTCGGCATAACATAACATCTGCATGACAACATAACATCCACCAGGTGTCAGTGCTGAGCCACAGTTATTAGacataagatgaacagtttaaGTTTGGAACATGTCGAAAAAGACATTCCTGTCCACAAAGCCCAGTGAAAGGATACTGCTGCTTCAACGTTGGGGATGTCTGGATAATCTGCAGCAAAATCGAAAACAACACCAAAAATAAATCCTCTATCCacattaaaagtaaaataacaTTGAGTTTCTTTAAAAGTTGACAGAATTACATTGCATGTACAACGAAAAAATATGTACATCTCTTAAAACTTGTTACAAATGTAAGGCTGTGTGTGCAATTGTAACAGACAGAAATGATGAAGCCGGCTCATCCGCTGTGCAACATATTTATTTTCAGCGTCCTCTACTGGCAAAAATACATATTCCACTTGGACGCACAGGTTTCTTCCTCTCAATAGAAAAAAACCTTCCTATAAACCAAAAATTCTGGGGAGGCAAGTGCCACATAATGTTGatcttttatttatcaatgtATGCAAACGAATAGTTTTTATGTATTATCTATCTGTTTACCTGGTCGTTTATTACACCCAAAATGTATTATAGCTTTTTCCATACGGTGCAGACATCCATTCTCATTCACATACATTCTCATATTCACCTTGATCAGagggttttaaaaaaagtatttacatACCATCTTTGTAGTTGCCTGATGGATCTGTCCAGGTTCCCCCTTGCTTAGTCTTGCGTTTTTTCGTTCGCGTCCACCGTGTTGCATGTTCCTTAACGTGAGTCAGTTCCACATGGACTATGGAAAATGTGCGTCGGCAGACAGTGCATATTTTCCTCACACTTTTTGACACATCTATTTTCTGCTTCACCGTCCTCTCGGCAAGATTGAaacttgtgtgcttttttttttttaagtaatacTTACCCCCTTGCGGTCGCAGTAACTGCCTGGAACGCGTCCATGCTGCTGAGTTAACTTCTGCAATCTACTTTGCGGTGCCACTGCACTTCAACCAATGAGATAATAAACTAAAGACAGCAGAAGTTGCAAATATCCTAAAATAAGACATAGGTAAAATACTATATACTATACATGAGAACCATATACGATACATTAATACCATTAACTACACATTAAAACAATACTTTAGCGACTGTATTTgctataaacaaataaataaactgggTCGCCTAAATCGGCGGATGACGTCGCCGGTAATGATATCCAACATCCACGAGGTGTCAGTGCTGAGCGACACAATCAACAGATTGTGAATCTATTTGCAATACCGtaattattctaattatcggccatattctaataatcgcccagtgtgtgttagcgatgggataaataaaaaacattggtacctctaattatcgcccatgctgctaaaaattccttccaaaacttacgttttcctccgtgaccgcatgccgacgtcattgcgcaagtttcaatataactgatttgacagcacgttgtgtgtcccttttaaattgtttttctccgtAAATTATGATACAATTATAcatacaatatcctcacacaattaccgTATGCGAGGCatgcgctcgaacaagacgatcgcgataatATGACGTGGGCAACAcgtgatgtgcgacggtaacgtgtcgcatcgatggcGCGTCAATGGACGCATCCCGCTGTTCGAGGTAGATcagaacagccgctgttctagtgttaagaacaccagtgagatactacataaggaaaatatacatattatcgcccatttcagtgccccttgtAGATCGGACAATAATgggtgataattagaataaatacggtaatttaataAAACGGGTCACCTAAATCCACGGAAGACGTTGCTTGTAATTATTTCATACAGCCACTAGATGTCAGTGTTGAATGACTAAATCAAGATAGGGCTCTTATTTGCAATAGAAATATAATAAACTGGGTCACTTAAATACACGGATGACTTTGCTGGTAAGGATTTTCAACATCCACCAGGTGCTGAGCGACAGAATCAACAGATAGGGAAGATACTGCTTATCACCCAACATATTGCACATTTAGCAAAGTTTAGTAAAGACCTACTTACtttttttctggttttgttGTAGCTTATGTGGTTATCAAGCCAACCTACGTATGAAAGGAAAACTAAATATGTCTAAATAACTTGAATTTTGGTGTAGGAATTGTCAATAATAATtcatcataatttaaaaaaaaacagtaggaaAAATATGGGGGGGAATTAAAGTATCTATTGCATTGATACAACTAATACATTTATTATAATGACACAACACACAATTTATACACAGACAACTAAATATAACTAAGTGGTGACATATATTATCATAATTTAGATTaaattaattcaatttaataaaaataaagaaaataaacaatgacTATTTTGTGCATATAACTTTAATcatagaacattttaaacagaacaacaaacaagtaacaagaaatacaaacaataaaacaaaaaaaaaaaaacaaaattaccacAAAAACCCCTCTGGGGGAAAATTAGGGCCATCGGGGAATCTTTGGTTCCACTTATTCAAAGGAACATCTTTGGTAGCATTGTTGGCGTCGACAAGCTCCACGTGTTCGCCTTTTATTTTAAAGGCCATCACGTGAAACGCCTCGTCTTCCAGTTCCTGCGCAAAGACATTTAATGACAATTTATTATGTGTTTAAAACACCACAAGAaaacatgatggatggatggacggacggatggatggggttgggaatgtatgtatgtaggtaggtaggtaggtaggtaggtaggtaggtaggtaggtaggtaggtaggtgggttgcttagatagataggtaggtaggtaggtaggtaggtaggtaggtaggtaggtaggtaggtaggtaggtaggtaggtaggtaggtaggtaggtgggttgcttagatagatagatagatagatagatagatagatagatagatagatagatagatagatagatagatagatagatagatagatagatgggtaggtaggtgggtaggttgcttagatagatagatagatagatagatagatagatagatagatagatagatagatagatagatagatagatagatagatagatagatagatagataggtaggtaggtaggtaggtaggtaggtaggtaggtagatgggtaggtaggtgggtaggttgcttagatagatagatagatagatagatagatagatagatagatagatagatagatagatagatagatagatagatagataggtaggtaggtaggtaggtaggtaggtaggtaggtaggtaggtaggtaggtaggtaggtaggtaggtaggtagatgggtaggtaggtgggtaggttgcttagatagatagatagatagatagatagatagatagatagatagatagatagatagatagatagatagatagataggtaggtaggtaggtaggtaggtaggtaggtaggtaggtaggtaggtaggtaggtaggtaggtaggtaggtagatgggtaggtaggtgggtaggttgcttagatagatagatagatagatagatagatagatagatagatagatagatagatagatagatagatagatagatagatagatagatagatagatagatagatagatagatagatagatagatagatagatagataggcaggcaggcaggcaggcaggcaggcaggcaggcaggcaggcaggcagacagacagacagataaaaaaacttaaaacctaaaacaatttgattaatttcaTGACCATAATCACAACCACAATGATTTTATACAGTCAAGGAAGCAAGTGAAATTATATGTCTGTAGGGCTGTATCTGAGACAAAATCTTATAAAATTGGTGATCCAGATTTAGAGAAAACTCCTAAAGCATGAATCTGACTTcagccttgatgatgatgagccaCTGATAGCATTTTTTGTCAAGTAAATAACAGTTTGTCTATACACAGGAAAAAAACTGCATGCTTTAGGTACCTTTATCACAGTATTTTCTGTGGAGTGGAGCTCCACACCACCAGAACAAGCTGTCTTCATGTGCGTCATAGATAGCCGCTGTCCAACTTTTACTTGAAAAAAGTTGCTCTCTCGCCACCTGAGCACTTTTATTTCCCTGTGATCCTATAATGAAGATGTCAAATTAGTACTAGCTGTTGAAATGTAGATCTAGGCTACAATTACGAAGGCAACATGATGCCCTAAGGGACCTTACTCAGGTGAAATGAGAGTGTGATATATATCAatatttagacacacacacacatgtacacatacacacgcacatatacgtagtgtgtgagagagagagaacaatcagtttactttttttaaaaaaaaaatgcccaatGGGATCGGCATCCCACGTGCAAACACCATCCTGATGGGGCGgatctaaaaaaagaaagacagattAAACCTCAATACTTCATGAAGGAGAGGGAACAAAAAGAGAGAGATTGATCTTACAGCAGAGACAATGCCATCTGTTGTAAAGAGGACACCCTCCTCGTGGTAAATGTCCTTCAATTCTCTGGTAATACTTGAAGGGTACAAGAGAGCTGTCCCCTTCTCCTCCAAATGGGCCGTCACCTCCATCCTCCCAGCCACATAGATGGAGGTGTTGTGCCGGGAGAGGAGGACCCCTTCCTCTCTTCCCCGGCCAAAATTTATAAAACGGAATGTACCTCCGACAGAGACGTCGGAGGCTAAATTCGGAAACAAAATGAATTTACACACACGGTGGCCGTCACAGAGGGCGACCACTGTGTTGCAGTGGGAGGTCCCAGCCTCCACTGTCCCATCCTCTTTTAAGAGCCATTGAGAGTATTTTTTAATCGTTTTTAACGCCACTACTTTGGCCGTGAGCGCCGCTGGCAACTGGTGTAGGGTCCATAGGTTTTCCattctgaaaaaaattaataaaaaaaataactgatcAACAGAGACATAATTACTACAGcacttatatatggtttaatTAGTCTACATGATGACAGAAATTGATTTCATAAAATAGCAGCCCTACCCCTTTGGAAGGACTATGGTAAATGTGTATACCCTTCCCCAAATGGCTATTGtagaattgttttttgttgtttttatctatctatctatctatctatctatctatctatctatctatctatctatctatctatctatctatctatctgtctgtctgtctgtctgtctgtctgtctgtctgtctgtctgtctgtctgtctgtttatttatttatttatttatttattattttccaaTGAATTACTTCCAGTTTTGTGTATTTTGGAAGTTGTTAAGAGTTGACTCCTTTGATCTACAATTTCATTCCCTACATAATTTAGGAAGCTCATATCATGTTGGCGCCTGTGCATTTGTTCCCACGGTAAGCAAATATTCTAATAAATTAGCACTCTAAAATGTGTGATTATACATTTATATGTGCACTCTAAGAAAATAAAACGCTTTTACGAGAAAAAATACAGCGGATTGTAAAACACATTACACAACCTGTAAATCTTACAATTTAAAACTATAATTCCTCacaaaataacatttgtgtACAAAACTGATAAATCCAACATCAATTTTAAACCAATTTAACATGACTGCCTTCATTTTCTCATGTACAATTTGCACGGAGACATTGCTTATTTTACATCTGATCGCATTCAATTTCACTGAAAAACATCAGTGTAAAAGTATTAATAATCATCATTAAAAGCCTCATTTTGAGAAATTAATTAGACTGATTATTTTCTATTTGTTATAGTGAATAAACATTTGCATACTACTGCCAGAAACGGTGCTGAGAGTTGACTCTTTTATCTAGCCGCGCAACTCGCATGATTGACAgcgccaccttttttttttctggccgcTCATTCGTTCCCaggatttttttccctcatgcGGTAAGGATCAAAAGAGGTGTCCAGCCTTGTTAAGGCGGCATCACAATGTTACACGGATAAAACAATATTGCCCATTTATAATTGTACAAATAAGTTTATACAATATGACTCGGATTATTTGCTCATTTCGTTTTAGAGTACGCACTACTAAATGATAAttagtcaagacacacaaaatgCACCAAGATGTACATTCTCTGTCTGTCTTAAAAACTAAACCATATGAAGAAATATATTGTTCGAGAGATGCTTACTAATGGATACATTTTTTGAGGTCATAGGACTCTTATAATAGATATAATAATATACATGTTTAAGGTCATAGGACTCATGTAATAGTTTTACACTTGCCGTCGTGCGCGAGGTttattttgcttcttttttccaTCGTGCTAGAATTCCAGCTCTTCTTCAACCAAATCGGTACAATTGTTATTATACCTTGTAAGAAACGAACCTGAAGACGTCTTACTAAAATTCGCGTGTACAGGCTTTTTAGGAACATTTGAAAAGGCCTGTCTGTACACGCTAAAAAGTGAGGATGTGACTTAATTTTCACCCAGTTTAAAGTAGCAAATACTAATTTACACAGTAACACAATGGTGTACAGTACAACAATAGACTACAAAGTGTTTATAAATGTTTTGGGAAAATCTAATTTCGGATCGGGGTGACATTGATAAAGAGCGACTTACCTCTTTCGATGTCTGGGAAGCTCTGGCGGGAACCGTGCGCCCCAACATGTTTGTGGGTAGTGGGAAACTTCAACTACAGTGCAGGCTAAACAGATATGCAACATTTGCGTATGCGAGCAATAAAAAGAGTGTCAGATATATGCCTGTAAATTCGTGTGAAATGTGACTATACGATTGAGTGAACATGTTACAGCATTTTAAGCTGATGTTCATGATATGATATACATACTACGATCATAGTCCTTGTGAATTCAGATTTCTTTGAACGTATCACAACCCCCAACCCCCGCCCCCATGCAACTTTAATAGTATTGACCAATATGATATTAATTACACAcgcaagaaataaaaatactaaCAGCTAAACACCTCATGTGAAATGTGATTCTACGATTGAGAGCTGTCAGTCAtggtcaaaatatatttttcaccatgACTACAGTTCTGATCTCGGTTCTAAACGCCATTCTCTGCGGCCAGATGTTGTTCACCAAGTATAAATTGGCAATGACTAAGTGGTAAAATAAATGGGCAATTTGAAAAGGCATGTACACGCGGATGTCTAGTAAATTAAATGTGAGGATATAGGAATACTTAATTTTCACAACGTTTAAAGTGGCGAATACTAATTTCCACAGTAACAGTAACGCAATGGTTTACAGAGCACTGGGTCTGATTGGCTACCATTACGCTGCCTTAGCCAACCGGTCACGTAATTGGACGCTGCCTTTGCCAACCGCTCACGTAATTGGTCGCTGCCTTAGCCAATCGCTCACTGACTTATTACGTTAACCCGGAAACTGTCTTGTGTTCAGCAGTTCGATGACAATgtgaaagtaaaaacaaaacacaaatgaaaatCTATTCAACtacattttcactttcacaCAGAAAAAATCGACAGTGCTCTAAAATGgtaataagaaataaaaaaacaagataTGCATTATAAAAAAGTTAATAGTGTTTAAAGAAGCatagaaaatgtcaaaattatgTAATACTTGGAATAGAAGTAACTTTTAGAAACGcgagaaataacaaaaatataaaaaaatggatggataaaaaaatataacatgattaaaaaattataaacatgaaaaataataaacaataattgaataaattggacttgacttgaatgtgttcaaattcatgTTTAAATATTGGAAACAGAAAACATAATAAACAAGTATGAATAAATTGGACTTGACtcgaatgtgttcaaattcatgTTTAAATATTGGAAACAGAAAACATAATAAACCAATCACAAGGGGAATAAAAACACGGTGCTTTTTGGGACAAAatacagtttttattttaattgaatcaAAGAAGTAATGcttgaaataatataaataacttTCAGAAACTCTgcagaaatacaaataaaaacatatatcaAGTATTTTACTgattcaataaataataaacataaaaatgaTAAACAAGAATGAATAAAGACttgaatgtgttcaaattcacgTTTAAATATTGGAAGAAATAAACAATAAAGCAagcccaacaaaagaaaaaaaatgggttcTTTTTGGGGCAAAAtacaatgttctttttttttagctgaatCAAACATGTAATGCTAGAAATAATATAACTTTTAGAAACTCTcaagaaataacaaaaatagaaaacatattaaatgttttactgattcaataaataataaacacagtaataataaacaataatgaATAAAGACTTAAATGTCTTCAAATGTACGTTTAAACATtggacacaccaaacataatgaACCAaacacaagaaaagaaaaagcgtGCTTTATAGGACAAAAATGCAGTATGATTATTTTTCCAGCTGAATCAAAGACGGCAGTGGGGCAAAAAATATGCCATAAAGAAAGCCATGCTTGTGCATGgggatgcaattttttttatttattacaaaaGATAATGCAAACATAATTTGaggcaataaataaaaatatagaatgTTCAACAACTGTGCAACTCAAAATGGTTACAACTTCAGAGTTTAAAGCACTgccaaaataacaaattaactgaatgaatgaataaataaataaataaataaataaataaataaataaataaatgaataaatgaatgaatgaatgaatgaatgaatgaatgaatgaatgaacgaatgagaACAGAAAACAGACTGTATCTGAGGCTTAGTAGAGTAAAATCAGAGGTACAAGCTTCCGACTGTTAAAGGCCAAGCTGTTCTTTTGTCTGCGCTTCCGACTGTTAAAGGCCAAGCTGTTTTTTGTATGCATTTCTGGATGCATGTAGAACCACAGGCAATACCCAAGAACATACTAAAAAAACCATGAAAGAGGTGTTGAGAAAAAGGAGCAAAATGCTTCATGAAAATATtccttttatataaataaataaacaaataaataaataaataaataaataaataaataaataaataaataaataaatgagaacaGAAAACAGACTGCATGTGAGGCTTAGTAGAGTAAAATCAGAGGCTTCCAACTGTTAAaggccaagctgttctttgtctGCATTTCTGGATGCGTGTAGAACCACAGGCAATACCCAAGAACatactaaaaaaaatcatgaaagagGTGTTGAGGAAAAGGAGCAAAATGATTCATGAAAATGTTCCTTGTTGGTTACTCACAGAAGAATCAGAAGAAGTCCTGTGTGTTACCATGCTGTTTTGGGAGTTTGTGTTTCATGATGCTGGCCTCCCTTGTACAGGTCTTTTTGAAAGGCTGGGCTCTCCCTGTGCTATAATATAACATCATAATTAATTCATTtataaaaatcacattacaaTACAGTCATACGTCAGCCATATGTACAACTTGCGTCCATCTACTAAAGAGTGAATGACATGAACACATTCAATTTGGAATGACAGTTACTTACGTGTTGCTTGGAGTCAATAGAAAAGGAGAACATTGGTCCCATGGATCTTCTTAAAATGTCGGTCATTTCTTTGGCTAGACAGGCCTGGTCAAATGGAGCATGTGGAGCCACACGCAACATAAAaaactgaagaagaagaaaaaacacagaGGTGGTTGACGACATGAGTTGAAAAAGACATTCAAAATTAAAGAGGGTGTTTTGTGACAATAGTCAATAATAATTGGCTACTTACAGAGGAATGAGAAGTCCTGCTTCTTGCCACCCTGGCTTGGGAGTCATTGGTCCATGATGAATGTTTTTGCATGCTCAAGGTCTTTGTGGAGAAAAAAGGACAATCCAGCAAAATTGATTGAAAATGTATGATTCTATAGAGGGCTTACACAAGCTTAACTATAAATTACAACATGTTACAATGTTATAATTACATTACAATAAGGTGATATGTCATGCCTCTGGCCTCCATTCTGGGATGAACTGCTCTCACAAGATAAAAACTGTTAAAATACAAAAGAGTGAAATAGCAGCATTTACTGTCGttagaaagaaaggaaaaaacatgtttcatgACGAGCAACTTACCTCATCTGTTTTCTGTTCTCGCCTCGTGAttatgacattaaaaaaaattcaaaataaaaattaaaaacaattaaaaaattaaagtttAAAAGGCCTTCCCTTAACTCTTCTGTAAAATTTGATTGTAAAATTGAAAAAGTTAAAAAGTCCCCCCTTATCTCAACCATaagttaatttaaaaatgtaaaaagttaaaaagttaaaagttttcaaagttaatttaaaaatgtaaaaagttaaaagttttcaaagttaaaattaaaaaaaataaaagtaaaatttttaaaaattaaaaagttgaGTTGAGGGAAGGCTTTTTGAAATTTTAAAAAGCCTTTGCCTTCCCTTAACTCAACTTGATTCCTCACCAACCACCAACCACTATCCATCTCAACCTACAGGACTATCTTTCCACCATAGACATGAGGTCAGCTACATTTATACTATCTGCAGAAAACATAAAGTATGTCATACATAGGTCTGTagttatgttttattttgaatctaatggtttctttcatttgtcattttgagCAACCTTCGTCCCAGATCCCATCTACCATAAAGGCAACAAATCACCCACCACATCCCACCACTAATATTATACACTTACGACGACGTTCACGTTTTGATTTCCATCCTTTTTGCAAATGCTGAACGACATGATTTAGCTGTGGCTTACCTTTCAGTGGTCAAAACACAGAAAACAGGATTGTGATAGCTGTAGTACGTTTGCAAGACACCTGAATGAAGAGCACACTGAGGTCGAGAGACAAAAATTAGGTCA contains the following coding sequences:
- the LOC125987078 gene encoding uncharacterized protein, giving the protein MENLWTLHQLPAALTAKVVALKTIKKYSQWLLKEDGTVEAGTSHCNTVVALCDGHRVCKFILFPNLASDVSVGGTFRFINFGRGREEGVLLSRHNTSIYVAGRMEVTAHLEEKGTALLYPSSITRELKDIYHEEGVLFTTDGIVSAIRPIRMVFARGMPIPLGIFFLKKDHREIKVLRWRESNFFQVKVGQRLSMTHMKTACSGGVELHSTENTVIKELEDEAFHVMAFKIKGEHVELVDANNATKDVPLNKWNQRFPDGPNFPPEGFLW